Proteins co-encoded in one Medicago truncatula cultivar Jemalong A17 chromosome 8, MtrunA17r5.0-ANR, whole genome shotgun sequence genomic window:
- the LOC11424625 gene encoding uncharacterized protein isoform X1, whose translation MGSNSSKATRKSSSKGLKGFHSSCLGTCSGSHDSDNEEQNKVNGNDVTYADNGNLSDRDEVKAGYSDNTRSSVHASSTNLLNPTSRFLSQFGITPGNQSSRFSIFTGSRSSRPCPVSSTRLSIFGNDVERNLHPGPCSSLTNINETTRCHEDTAINFRSNASGSGLPCIGGIGARDELEINLFSPRIQTETEHTKTRHLDQRNGTREQVEENVRFSRTLSVGRLRDRVLRRSTLSDVTFFPLQQERELRDDIQNTLRQTLEADSRVSPSDHSAYSCSTSRYPQSSMSNSMFSNQNYDVETSQLREGRYQDLLEHRSNFLERRRRIRSQVRSLQRLGSRRENQSAHERSCILSGQHRSARCMCRFRNRDTNSNDDTGTRASISRVVVLAEALFEVLDEIHQQSVVLSSHPSVSSIGSVPAPINVVESLPVKLYEKFHKHQEDATQCYICLVEYNDGDSVRVLPCNHEFHRTCIDKWLKEIHRVCPLCRGNICISNSPPTRNFSE comes from the exons ATGGGTTCCAATAGTAGCAAAGCCACTAGGAAGAGTAGTTCAAAGGGACTGAAAGGGTTTCATTCTTCTTGTCTTGGAACATGTTCTGGATCTCATGACAGTGATAATGAGGAACAG AATAAAGTAAATGGCAATGATGTTACATATGCTGATAATGGCAATCTATCTGACCGAGATGAGGTTAAAGCCGGCTACAGTGACAATACTCGCAGTTCTGTTCACGCTTCTTCAACTAATTTGTTGAATCCTACCAGTCGATTCCTTTCTCAGTTCGGCATCACTCCTGGTAATCAAAGCTCCAGATTTAGCATATTTACCGGTTCAAGGTCATCGAGGCCTTGTCCTGTTTCTTCTACAAGACTTTCAATATTTGGCAATGATGTTGAGCGTAATCTACATCCAGGACCTTGTAGCAGTTTGACTAACATAAATGAAACAACACGGTGTCATGAAGATACTGCAATTAATTTCAGGTCAAATGCCTCAGGATCAGGTTTGCCTTGCATCGGTGGCATTGGTGCAAGAGATGAATTGGAGATAAACTTATTTTCTCCGAGAATTCAAACGGAGACAGAACATACCAAGACTAGACATTTAGATCAGCGAAATGGAACTCGAGAACAAGTTGAAGAGAATGTTCGTTTTAGTCGAACTTTAAGTGTTGGAAGACTTCGTGacagagtccttcgtcgatcaacaTTATCTGACGTTACCTTTTTCCCTCTGCAACAAGAGAGAGAACTCAGAGACGATATTCAGAATACTCTAAGGCAAACATTAGAGGCAGATTCAAGAGTGTCACCATCGGATCATAGTGCTTATAGTTGTTCTACATCCAGATATCCTCAATCTAGTATGTCTAACTCCATGTTTAGTAATCAAAACTATGACGTTGAGACCTCACAATTGCGAGAAGGTAGGTATCAGGATCTACTGGAGCATAGGTCCAATTTCCTTgaacgaagaagaagaatacGGTCACAGGTCCGTTCTCTTCAGAGGTTGGGTAGCCGGCGTGAAAATCAATCTGCACATGAGAGATCATGTATCTTGTCTGGTCAACATAGAAGTGCTCGTTGTATGTGTCGATTCAGAAACCGTGACACTAATTCAAATGATGACACTGGTACTAGAGCTAGCATATCAAGAGTTGTTGTACTTGCAGAAGCCTTATTTGAG GTTCTGGATGAAATTCACCAGCAATCCGTAGTTTTATCTTCCCATCCTTCTGTATCTTCTATTGGATCTGTTCCTGCACCTATCAATGTTGTGGAGTCATTGCCTGTCAAGTTGTATGAGAAGTTTCATAAGCATCAAGAAGATGCTACACA ATGCTATATATGCCTTGTAGAGTATAATGATGGAGACAGCGTGCGTGTTCTGCCTTGCAATCATGAATTTCATAGAACATGCATAGACAAATGGTTGAAGGAGATTCACAG GGTATGCCCACTATGTCGGGGGAACATCTGCATTTCTAACTCACCTCCAACTCGGAACTTTAGTG aataa
- the LOC11419522 gene encoding pectin acetylesterase 8, which produces MESSRIIKWLSTLLCALLFLKTQGQYVPLTRLESAVSKGAVCLDGSPPAYHFDQGHDEGANNWIVHIEGGGWCHNVTYCLYRRDSRLGSSHEMEEQTYFSGYLSDNQQYNPDFYNWNRVKVRYCDGSSFTGDVEEVDPTTKLYYRGARIFSAVMEELLAKGMDHAENAILSGCSAGGLTTILHCDGFRALFPNETRVKCVSDAGYFVNVNDISGDHYIEDYYSQVVATHGSEKSLPSSCTSMLSPGLCFFPQYMASSIQTPIFIVNAAYDSWQIKNILAPGDADPDGQWRSCKTNLNNCSPEQLNIMQDYRTQFLEALSPISNSPSNGMFIDSCYVHCQTEPQETWFKSDSPMVGNKTVAKAVGDWFYERSPSREIDCTYPCNPTCQNRVWESATASYPAMYTRVY; this is translated from the exons ATGGAGAGTTCAAGAATCATAAAATGGTTAAGTACTCTACTATGTGCCCTGCTATTCCTAAAGACACAAGGACAGTATGTTCCATTGACTAGGCTCGAAAGTGCGGTATCGAAAGGAGCTG tgtgtttggatggaagCCCCCCAGCTTACCATTTTGATCAAGGACATGATGAAGGAGCTAACAATTGGATTGTTCACATTGAG ggAGGTGGATGGTGCCATAATGTAACGTATTGCCTTTATCGGAGGGACAGTCGATTAGGTTCGTCGCATGAAATGGAAGAGCAAACTTACTTTTCTGGATATTTAAGTGACAACCAACAATATAATCCAG atttCTACAATTGGAATAGAGTCAAGGTTAGGTATTGTGACGGATCATCATTTACCGGCgatgttgaagaagttgatcCA ACGACGAAGTTATACTACAGAGGTGCAAGGATTTTTTCTGCTGTAATGGAAGAGTTACTAGCAAAAGGAATGGATCATGCTGAAAAT GCTATTCTTTCTGGATGTTCTGCTGGAGGATTAACTACTATATTACACTGTGACGGATTTCGAGCACTATTTCCTAATGAAACTAGAGTGAAATGTGTCTCAGATGCTGGTTATTTTGTTAATGT AAATGATATCTCAGGAGATCATTACATTGAAGATTACTACAGTCAAGTTGTTGCAACACAT GGCTCAGAAAAGAGTTTGCCTTCATCCTGCACTTCAATGCTCAGTCCAGGACTG TGCTTTTTCCCGCAATATATGGCATCAAGTATACAAACACCAATCTTCATTGTAAACGCAGCATATGACTCATGGCAG ATCAAAAACATTTTGGCACCTGGTGATGCTGATCCCGACGGCCAATGGCGTAGCTGCAAGACCAATCTAAACAACTGCTCACCTGAACAGCTAAATATAATGCAAG ACTATAGAACACAATTCTTAGAGGCATTGAGTCCTATAAGCAATTCTCCATCTAATGGAATGTTCATAGACTCTTGCTATGTCCACTGCCAAACAGAACCGCAGGAAACATGGTTTAAAAGCGACTCTCCAATGGTTGGCAATAAA ACAGTTGCAAAGGCAGTAGGAGACTGGTTTTATGAAAGAAGTCCTTCACGTGAGATAGACTGTACTTACCCTTGCAACCCTACTTGTCAGAACCGTGTTTGGGAGTCAGCAACTGCATCATACCCAGCAATGTACACTAGAGTCtactaa
- the LOC120577554 gene encoding uncharacterized protein yields MNGSSSFNTHLPILEARNWERWSAVMKNLFGAQDLLEIVQNGVGELTANATEVQRNAHKELKKKDCKALFLIQQSLDEGNFERISKSLSSKKAWDILSKYHEGDDKMKACSEAITDQQIVEKIMRTLSSRFDFIVVAIQESKDVKTLKIEELQSSLEAHELMVSERSNERSIQQALQVQTIKKDDYDRKNFKKGKKNSKGGNWSKGKNNGSDKGESSKEGNSNQKKKVDKKKIQCFKCEKFGHYASDCWSGNKTWLREVDPGRNTNVKLADHRVLVAEGMGNIAIEGKNVKMAIIEEVLYVPGMQCNLLSVGQFI; encoded by the exons ATGAATGGTAGCAGCAGTTTCAACACACATCTTCCAATTCTTGAAGCACGCAATTGGGAAAGATGGAGTGCAGTGATGAAGAATCTGTTTGGAGCACAAGATTTGCTTGAAATTGTGCAGAATGGTGTAGGTGAATTAACTGCGAATGCCACTGAAGTGCAAAGGAACGCACACaaggaattgaagaagaaagattgcaAGGCTCTGTTCTTGATTCAACAAAGTCTTGATGAAGGAAACTTTGAAAGAATCTCAAAATCACTGAGTTCAAAGAAAGCATGGGACATTCTTTCAAAGTATCATGAAGGTGATGATAAA ATGAAGGCTTGTAGTGAAGCAATCACTGATCAACAGATAGTTGAAAAGATTATGAGGACCCTATCTTCAAGATTTGATTTCATTGTGGTGGCAATTCAGGAATCAAAAGATGTTAAGACATTGAAGATTGAGGAGCTGCAGAGTTCATTAGAAGCTCATGAATTGATGGTTTCAGAAAGAAGCAATGAAAGATCAATTCAACAAGCCCTGCAAGTTCAAACTATCAAGAAGGATGATTATGATaggaagaacttcaagaaagggaagaaaaacTCTAAGGGAGGAAACTGGTCTAAAGGCAAGAACAATGGATCTGATAAAGGTGAATCTTCAAAGGAAGGAAATTctaatcaaaagaagaaagttGATAAGAAGAAGATTCAGTGTTTCAAATGTGAGAAATTTGGACACTATGCCTCTGATTGTTGGTCTG GAAACAAGACATGGTTAAGAGAAGTGGATCCTGGAAGAAATACAAATGTGAAGCTTGCAGATCATAGAGTCTTGGTTGCAGAAGGAATGGGGAATATTGCTATTGAAGGAAAGAATGTGAAAATGGCAATAATTGAAGAAGTTCTCTATGTTCCTGGAATGCAGTGCAATTTGCTGAGTGTAGGTCAATTCATTTAG
- the LOC11424625 gene encoding uncharacterized protein isoform X2: MGSNSSKATRKSSSKGLKGFHSSCLGTCSGSHDSDNEEQNKVNGNDVTYADNGNLSDRDEVKAGYSDNTRSSVHASSTNLLNPTSRFLSQFGITPGPCSSLTNINETTRCHEDTAINFRSNASGSGLPCIGGIGARDELEINLFSPRIQTETEHTKTRHLDQRNGTREQVEENVRFSRTLSVGRLRDRVLRRSTLSDVTFFPLQQERELRDDIQNTLRQTLEADSRVSPSDHSAYSCSTSRYPQSSMSNSMFSNQNYDVETSQLREGRYQDLLEHRSNFLERRRRIRSQVRSLQRLGSRRENQSAHERSCILSGQHRSARCMCRFRNRDTNSNDDTGTRASISRVVVLAEALFEVLDEIHQQSVVLSSHPSVSSIGSVPAPINVVESLPVKLYEKFHKHQEDATQCYICLVEYNDGDSVRVLPCNHEFHRTCIDKWLKEIHRVCPLCRGNICISNSPPTRNFSG; this comes from the exons ATGGGTTCCAATAGTAGCAAAGCCACTAGGAAGAGTAGTTCAAAGGGACTGAAAGGGTTTCATTCTTCTTGTCTTGGAACATGTTCTGGATCTCATGACAGTGATAATGAGGAACAG AATAAAGTAAATGGCAATGATGTTACATATGCTGATAATGGCAATCTATCTGACCGAGATGAGGTTAAAGCCGGCTACAGTGACAATACTCGCAGTTCTGTTCACGCTTCTTCAACTAATTTGTTGAATCCTACCAGTCGATTCCTTTCTCAGTTCGGCATCACTCCTG GACCTTGTAGCAGTTTGACTAACATAAATGAAACAACACGGTGTCATGAAGATACTGCAATTAATTTCAGGTCAAATGCCTCAGGATCAGGTTTGCCTTGCATCGGTGGCATTGGTGCAAGAGATGAATTGGAGATAAACTTATTTTCTCCGAGAATTCAAACGGAGACAGAACATACCAAGACTAGACATTTAGATCAGCGAAATGGAACTCGAGAACAAGTTGAAGAGAATGTTCGTTTTAGTCGAACTTTAAGTGTTGGAAGACTTCGTGacagagtccttcgtcgatcaacaTTATCTGACGTTACCTTTTTCCCTCTGCAACAAGAGAGAGAACTCAGAGACGATATTCAGAATACTCTAAGGCAAACATTAGAGGCAGATTCAAGAGTGTCACCATCGGATCATAGTGCTTATAGTTGTTCTACATCCAGATATCCTCAATCTAGTATGTCTAACTCCATGTTTAGTAATCAAAACTATGACGTTGAGACCTCACAATTGCGAGAAGGTAGGTATCAGGATCTACTGGAGCATAGGTCCAATTTCCTTgaacgaagaagaagaatacGGTCACAGGTCCGTTCTCTTCAGAGGTTGGGTAGCCGGCGTGAAAATCAATCTGCACATGAGAGATCATGTATCTTGTCTGGTCAACATAGAAGTGCTCGTTGTATGTGTCGATTCAGAAACCGTGACACTAATTCAAATGATGACACTGGTACTAGAGCTAGCATATCAAGAGTTGTTGTACTTGCAGAAGCCTTATTTGAG GTTCTGGATGAAATTCACCAGCAATCCGTAGTTTTATCTTCCCATCCTTCTGTATCTTCTATTGGATCTGTTCCTGCACCTATCAATGTTGTGGAGTCATTGCCTGTCAAGTTGTATGAGAAGTTTCATAAGCATCAAGAAGATGCTACACA ATGCTATATATGCCTTGTAGAGTATAATGATGGAGACAGCGTGCGTGTTCTGCCTTGCAATCATGAATTTCATAGAACATGCATAGACAAATGGTTGAAGGAGATTCACAG GGTATGCCCACTATGTCGGGGGAACATCTGCATTTCTAACTCACCTCCAACTCGGAACTTTAGTGGTTAG